The stretch of DNA CAATTCCAATCTGGAACTATCAAGTTGCTCGTCAATTAGCTCAATCTTGTCAAGTTGTGGTTTATGCTCGTCAAAATCGTAAGCAAAAAGCAGTGGAATGGAGTGAACAAGTAGAATATAGAAGAGTATCGGTCATTTTCGAGAAAGTTGTTAATCGATTAAGCCGATTAATTAATAAATTTTCTCCAAAATCACATTATTTTGCTTCAAGATTGTATGGTGTTATTTATGCTTTATCCTTGGCATTAGATCTCAGACAACAACAATGCGATGTAGTTCACATCCATAACTTTTCTCAGTTTGTTCCTTTAATTCGTGCATTTAATCCCAATATTAAAATTGTTTTACATATGCATTGTGAATGGTTGAGTCAACTCAACCGAACTAAAATGGCTAAAAGACTAGCTGATGTAGATCTAATTATTGGTTGTAGTCATTACATCACAGACAAAATTAAAGCTTGCTATCCTCAATTCGCAGAGCGTTGTCAAACAGTTTTTAATGGAGTAGATGTTGAGAAATTTCTTAAAAATAGCGATTCTGAGAGTCAATCTGACTGTCTCAAGCTGTTGTTTGTGGGACGTATTTCTCCAGAAAAAGGACTACATACTTTAATTGATGCTTTCAAAATTGTTTTGAAACAATATCCCCAAACTAAATTGCAGATTGTAGGGCCAAATAAACCCACACCAACAGAATTTATTGCAACTTTAAGCGATGAACCAACAGTAGCTAGTTTAGCTAAATTTACTCCCAAACAATATTACTCATATCTACAAAGTCAACTTTCATCTGAGGTTGCTAATCAAGTCTCTTTTGTGGGTGGGATTAAACATTCTCAATTAGTTGAACTTTATCAAGAAGCAGATTTTCTCATCAATCCTTCTTTAAGCGAATCTTTTGGCATGAGTTTAGTAGAGGCGATGGCAATGGGACTTCCTGTAATTGCTAGTCGAGTTGGTGGCATGACGGGAATTGTTGAAGAAGGAAAAACTGGTTTCTTATTTGAACCTGATAACCCTATCGCCTTAGCTGAAGCAATGATGCGATTGATTGAAGACAAACAATTAAGAACTGTCATGGGTGAAGCAGGTCGTCAGCGAG from Stanieria cyanosphaera PCC 7437 encodes:
- a CDS encoding glycosyltransferase family 4 protein, which gives rise to MKIALVNQPWDSVTPPVQSGSIPIWNYQVARQLAQSCQVVVYARQNRKQKAVEWSEQVEYRRVSVIFEKVVNRLSRLINKFSPKSHYFASRLYGVIYALSLALDLRQQQCDVVHIHNFSQFVPLIRAFNPNIKIVLHMHCEWLSQLNRTKMAKRLADVDLIIGCSHYITDKIKACYPQFAERCQTVFNGVDVEKFLKNSDSESQSDCLKLLFVGRISPEKGLHTLIDAFKIVLKQYPQTKLQIVGPNKPTPTEFIATLSDEPTVASLAKFTPKQYYSYLQSQLSSEVANQVSFVGGIKHSQLVELYQEADFLINPSLSESFGMSLVEAMAMGLPVIASRVGGMTGIVEEGKTGFLFEPDNPIALAEAMMRLIEDKQLRTVMGEAGRQRVLNYFSWHKVADSLLIHYSRLIEPPAQPLVQNYAMESF